TTCCGCCGCTGCCTGGATGTGCAGCTGCCCTATCTCGGCCCGGTGGAGGGCGTCTACACGGATTGGACGCCGCTCGACGGCCGTCCGGGCCTCTTCCCCGAGGACATCGACCTCGAGGATCCCTGGCAGTTCAAGAATATACTGGTCCGCTAACCAGCGCCGCTCCCTTCTTCCGCTCCGCGGGAGGAGGGAGCGCTCCGCCTCGTCCTCGCCGGGCCGCCTTCAGGCCGCCAGAATGGCCGCCGGCGGCAGTCCCACGGCATGGCGGCGCCACATGGTGAGATACAGCCCCTCGAGATCGCGCGTGTAGCCATCCACGTCGAACAGCGCCGCCCCGGCGCGATTGCCGGCGAGCTTGGCCCTCGTCGCCGCCAGCCGTCGCGGATCGGCGGCGAGGCTGCTCGCGAGATCGAAATAGCCGCCGAGATCGTCGGTGATGAGCTCGGGCATTCCGACCGCGCGCAGCAGGCTGCCCGCGACACGCGACGGAAAGGTCGAGCCGCTGCAGGTCACGATCGGCGCCCCCGCCCATAGCGCGTCGCTCGCCGTCGTATGGGCGTTGTAGGGCGCCGTATCGAGCACGAGATCGGCGAGCTGAAGCCGCGCGAGATGCTCGCCCTGCGCCATATCCGGCGCAAAGACGAGACGGTTGCCGTTCACGCCCCGCTTCCACGCCTCATTGCGCAAATTGCCCTCCGCCATAGGCGCGGCGAGCAGCCACAATACGCTGCCGGGCGCGGCGTCCAGCAGCCGGCACCAGACATCGAACATCTCCGGCGTGAATTTATAGGCCTGGTTGAAGCAGCAGAAGACGACGCCCTGCTCCGGCAGCCCCACGGACGCGCGCCCGGGATTGGGCCCGATCGGCCCAGCGCGGCCGCGCGGCTGATAGCTGTGCGGCATATAGGCGAAGGATTCCGAATAATCGGCGGCGGATGCGGATGGCGTCACATAATCGTCGGTGATGATGTAATCGCAGAGCTCCGCGCCGAGCGTGCCCGGATAGCCGAGATAATTCACCTGCACCGGCGCCGGGCGCAGCATGAGAATGCCGGTGCGCGCATTGGCGGTGAAGCCCTTGAGGTCGATCAATATGTCCACCTCGTCGCGATGGATCGCGCGCGCGGCGTCGCCGTCCGAGAGCGCCCTTATATCGACGAAGGAGTCGAAGGCGCCGACGAGCCGGTGGCGCATCGCCTTCCCGTCATCGGCTCCATAGGAATAGGCATTCACGCAGAAGCGCTCGCGATCATGCGCCTCGAGCGTCTCGATCAGCAGCAGCGCTGTCGCATGGTCGTGGAAATCATTGGAGAGATAGCCGAGCTTGAT
This genomic window from Methylosinus sp. H3A contains:
- a CDS encoding UDP-N-acetylglucosamine-peptide N-acetylglucosaminyltransferase; protein product: MRSPGRSRSMCEWDDFAEDAKALDDLLTADGSGALSPFLLLSQPGVGATDQRRCSELWTRDRRTAAAAQRHTLDFRFRAADGRKIKLGYLSNDFHDHATALLLIETLEAHDRERFCVNAYSYGADDGKAMRHRLVGAFDSFVDIRALSDGDAARAIHRDEVDILIDLKGFTANARTGILMLRPAPVQVNYLGYPGTLGAELCDYIITDDYVTPSASAADYSESFAYMPHSYQPRGRAGPIGPNPGRASVGLPEQGVVFCCFNQAYKFTPEMFDVWCRLLDAAPGSVLWLLAAPMAEGNLRNEAWKRGVNGNRLVFAPDMAQGEHLARLQLADLVLDTAPYNAHTTASDALWAGAPIVTCSGSTFPSRVAGSLLRAVGMPELITDDLGGYFDLASSLAADPRRLAATRAKLAGNRAGAALFDVDGYTRDLEGLYLTMWRRHAVGLPPAAILAA